The segment TACATTTTCCATACGTCGCACGGTTTCGGATTCAACGATACGCAGTCCCCGTTGGAGCGAAGCTTTTACATTGGCCTGGAGCGCCTGACGGCAAAAATAACAACGACGCTGTTCATGGTTTCGTACGCAAACGCCAGAACCGCGGAACAGGTCGGCATGGCGAAGAAGGGGGCATGGGTTCTGACGCGCGACGCCATCTCGGTCGAAGAATTCATGAAGCCGGCTCCGGTCCGGCAAAAGCTTTCAGGCTGGGGCATCCCCGGCGACAAAGTGGTTGTCGGCATGATCGCGTGTTTTAAAGCGCAAAAAGCCCCGGAAGATTTCATTGAAGTTGCCGCTCGTGTTCTCCATAAGACGCAGGCTGCTCATTTCATCATGGCGGGAGATGGAGAGCTCCGTCCATCTGTTGAGGAACGCATCCTCAGGCACGGTATCGGCGACAGGGTAACGCTGCTTGGCTGGCAGTCTGAAAGCGAAATGCCCGAACTGTACCGGAATCTCGACATCGTCGCCCTCACCTCGCTCTGGGAAGGATTGCCGTGCGTTTTCTCCGAGGCGATGGCCTGCGAACTGCCGATCGTTGCTACGAACGTCGATGGAGCCAGAGAGGCCATCGTGAATTCCGAGAATGGTTTCCTCCATGAGCCGCACGACGTCGACGGGATGGCGGCGTCGGTTTTAAAACTGATTGGTGATCACGACCTTCGGCACAAAATGGGGCAGAGCGGGAAAAGCCGCGTCATGGAGTTCGACATCGGAAAATCGGCGGAGACTGTCGATTTGACCTACCGCAAATATCTGGGAATGGGGAAGGAGCCACAAGAAGCACAGGAGGCTCAAGAAAAACGCGACTTCTCTTGAGCCTCTTGTGCTTCTTGTGGCTCCTTCCCCACCGACCGTATCACCTGCCGGTATTTCTCAAGGAACACGGCACGATCAAAATCTTTCAACCTCTCCAGTCCCGCTGCGATGTATCTCTGCCGCAGTTCCGGATTGCTCAGCATCTGGAGCATCGCATCCGCCATCGCTGCTTCTTCGGGGGTAAGCGGATCGGCGCCGCTGTACATTCTCTCGTCCACTGCCGGCGTCAGCATCCCAAACTCCGCAGCGCCTCGCGGCGCCAGGATTTCAGCCGGACCAAGGCATCTGGTTGAGATGACCGGAAGCCTGCAGGCCATGGCCTCCATAAGCACCAGCGAGAGACCTTCAGTCACCGAAGAGAGCACGAATAAATCGGCTCTGGCCAGAAACTTGAATGGGTTCTCCTGCCATCCCAAAAAAGAGACGTCTTTTTCGATGCCCAGTTCCCTTGCAAGCCTCCGCAGATACTCTTCCAGTTCGCCCGTCCCCAGGATGGCCAGCCGGCAGTTCATCGTCTTGCGAACCTCGGCAAAGGCGCGCAGCAGATGCCACTGCCCTTTCAGGGGATGCAACCGCCCCACCGTAATGATGACGGGCGCGGTTCTGTCCCATGGACAATCCACTTCCTCCGCAGCTCTGCTCCGGATTTGCTCGCCGTCGACGGAAGTGACGATAACGGCAATGCGGTCCTCGGGAATGCCAAAATACGTGACCAGGTCTGCTTTGATCGTGTCGGAAACCGCAATGATGGCCGCCCGTGTGTAAAGCGTCTTCAGGAGAACATCAAAGATCCTCGCCTCCATTTTGCCGCGCAAGTATGAACTCGATGAAAGGTGGTTGTGCACCGTCAGTATCGGCCGCGGAGCGACAAGCGCGTTTATGAAATTCGCTTCTCCCATGAAGCTGATCACGCAGTCCGGCTGCTCTTTTCTCAGCAGCCGTTTGAACCTGACGGTTCTACGAACGAATCCGAGCGCCCGCCCTATCATCGAATTCTTCTCAATAGGCAGATCCATCGAGAGAAGGCGGCCTTGAAACGGATAGCCGGGCCTCTTCTCAAAGACGACCAGCACTATTTCCCCCATTTCA is part of the Terriglobia bacterium genome and harbors:
- a CDS encoding glycosyltransferase family 4 protein translates to MASRPDTGSFEIANRRCNRRRPALALVLNMRTKVFHIITKLDLGGAQKVTLMTLERLPCERYDLTLVTSPDGLLVDWANRIPGLKRVWINSIVRELRPLKDLQAFIELWSLFRRERPQIVHTHTAKVGIIARWAAKLAGVPYIFHTSHGFGFNDTQSPLERSFYIGLERLTAKITTTLFMVSYANARTAEQVGMAKKGAWVLTRDAISVEEFMKPAPVRQKLSGWGIPGDKVVVGMIACFKAQKAPEDFIEVAARVLHKTQAAHFIMAGDGELRPSVEERILRHGIGDRVTLLGWQSESEMPELYRNLDIVALTSLWEGLPCVFSEAMACELPIVATNVDGAREAIVNSENGFLHEPHDVDGMAASVLKLIGDHDLRHKMGQSGKSRVMEFDIGKSAETVDLTYRKYLGMGKEPQEAQEAQEKRDFS
- a CDS encoding glycosyltransferase, with the protein product MKVMLLIPHISDGGAEKILSDLSFNLEMGEIVLVVFEKRPGYPFQGRLLSMDLPIEKNSMIGRALGFVRRTVRFKRLLRKEQPDCVISFMGEANFINALVAPRPILTVHNHLSSSSYLRGKMEARIFDVLLKTLYTRAAIIAVSDTIKADLVTYFGIPEDRIAVIVTSVDGEQIRSRAAEEVDCPWDRTAPVIITVGRLHPLKGQWHLLRAFAEVRKTMNCRLAILGTGELEEYLRRLARELGIEKDVSFLGWQENPFKFLARADLFVLSSVTEGLSLVLMEAMACRLPVISTRCLGPAEILAPRGAAEFGMLTPAVDERMYSGADPLTPEEAAMADAMLQMLSNPELRQRYIAAGLERLKDFDRAVFLEKYRQVIRSVGKEPQEAQEAQEKSRFS